In Cydia pomonella isolate Wapato2018A chromosome 27, ilCydPomo1, whole genome shotgun sequence, a single genomic region encodes these proteins:
- the LOC133532684 gene encoding zinc finger protein 732-like gives MESESVCVKLEPCEDECISDMPTFEGVFVKAEPLLEDVCVKEESLGESAADVAAELYADHAMKYDLVLSPEQELELPGVCHAPTDWALGDADGCPQTRGLGGRQLARACSVRVEPCDGPKSHHVPKTKNTPMVAKPASPLQKHRQYQCKICKKQFRELRMVHRHILKHTGEKPFECELCQKKFSRLDNLNVHKRIHTGEKPYQCELCDKQFRDLRTVKRHKLKPHKLMHTGERPYECELCQKKFARIDILNVHKRIHTGEKPYQCEVRNKQFRDLSNIKRHKLIHTGEKP, from the exons ATGGAGTCAGAGAGTGTTTGCGTTAAACTTGAGCCCTGTGAGGATGAGTGTATATCAGATATGCCCACGTTCGAAGGAGTGTTTGTGAAAGCTGAGCCGTTGCTGGAAGATGTGTGTGTAAAAGAAGAGTCGCTCGGCGAGAGCGCGGCGGATGTGGCAGCGGAGCTGTACGCCGACCACGCCATGAAATATGATCTCGTACTCAGCCCCGAGCAGGAGCTGGAGCTGCCCGGCGTGTGCCACGCACCAACAG ACTGGGCGCTCGGTGACGCAGACGGTTGCCCGCAGACTAGGGGCCTCGGCGGAAGACAGCTCGCTCGGGCCTGCTCCGTGCGGGTCGAGCCCTGCGACGGCCCCAAATCACACCACGTACCCAAGACCAAGAATACTCCAATGGTCGCTAAACCCGCTTCACCGCTACAGAAACACAGACAGTATCAatgcaaaatatgtaaaaagcaATTTCGTGAGTTGAGAATGGTACATAGACATATACTAAAACACACTGGGGAAAAACCATTTGAATGCGAATTGTGTCAGAAAAAGTTTTCACGATTAGATAACTTAAACGTACATAAACGAATTCACACCGGTGAAAAACCATATCAATGCGAACTATGTGACAAACAATTCAGAGATTTGAGAACTGTGAAAAGACATAAGCTAAAACCACATAAACTAATGCACACTGGTGAAAGACCATATGAATGCGAATTGTGTCAAAAAAAGTTTGCACGAatagatattttaaatgtacataAACGAATTCACACCGGCGAAAAACCATATCAATGCGAAGTACGTAACAAACAATTCAGAGATTTGAGTAATATAAAGAGACATAAGCTAATACATACTGGTGAGAAACCATAA
- the LOC133532683 gene encoding zinc finger protein 431-like encodes MESSALQGTENVCVKVEPCEEVCITYEPTSTEVFVKIEPLDDVYVNDESKRECVYIKAEPSCSDVSVKDESLGVCAAAELYSEHAVKDEVVLGPEQLDRRGVRHALTAFNQEIEVKQSCQIVPESTDQDSQRQVPEAGVEELRNPKVEKVKRNNQEKTPQKRPTGEILYNCNQCSYSTNKKSNFQVHVRKHTGEKPYKCDQCSYASANKRHLRVHVMKHTGEAPYKCDQCSFSSSYKNSVLIHARTHTGVKPYKCGQCNYASAHKRGLRVHVMKHTGENLYKCDQCSYASALKPNFLSHVRKHTGDTPYKCDQCSYASVYKLALQVHVRTHTNEKPYQCDKCSYSTITKYCLKKHILRKHTAEKRHKCEQCSYASNFKNNLLIHIRKHTGEKPYKCDQCSFASTNKNYLVIHTRKHTGEEPYKCDQCSFASSYKNQLSMHIRKHTGEKLFKCGQCRYSSAYKGGLKRHLLTHTNEKPYHCEQCTYASAYKSALKVHVKRHT; translated from the exons ATGGAGTCCTCAGCGTTACAGGGTACAGAGAATGTTTGCGTAAAGGTTGAACCCTGTGAGGAAGTATGTATAACTTATGAGCCCACGTCCACAGAAGTGTTTGTGAAAATTGAGCCGCTGGATGATGTGTATGTAAATGATGAGTCCAAACGCGAATGTGTATATATAAAAGCTGAGCCTTCATGCTCAGATGTAAGTGTAAAAGACGAGTCGCTCGGCGTATGCGCGGCGGCGGAGCTGTACTCCGAACACGCTGTCAAAGATGAGGTCGTGCTCGGTCCCGAACAACTGGACCGACGCGGCGTGCGCCATGCACTAACAG CGTTCAACCAAGAGATAGAAGTGAAGCAGTCATGTCAGATTGTCCCTGAGAGCACAGACCAGGACAGCCAAAGACAAGTTCCTGAAGCTGGTGTAGAGGAACTCAGGAACCCCAAAGTTGAGAAAGTCAAAAGAAACAACCAAG AGAAAACTCCACAGAAGAGACCAACAGGAGAGATTCTTTACAATTGTAACCAGTGCAGTTATTCtactaacaaaaaaagtaattttcaaGTTCATGTAAGGAAACACACTGGTGAAAAACCTTACAAGTGTGACCAGTGTAGCTATGCTAGTGCAAACAAACGTCATTTGCGAGTTCATGTAATGAAGCACACTGGTGAAGCGCCTTACAAATGTGACCAGTGTAGTTTTTCTAGTAGTTACAAAAATAGTGTATTAATCCATGCAAGAACACATACTGGTGTAAAGCCTTACAAATGTGGCCAATGTAATTACGCTAGTGCACACAAACGTGGTTTACGAGTTCATGTAATGAAACACACTGGAGAGAATCTTTACAAATGTGACCAGTGTAGTTATGCTAGTGCACTCAAACCTAATTTTCTTAGTCATGTAAGAAAACACACTGGTGACACGCCTTACAAATGTGATCAGTGTAGTTATGCTAGTGTATATAAACTTGCTTTGCAAGTTCATGTAAGGACACATACTAATGAGAAACCTTACCAGTGTGATAAGTGTAGTTATTCTACTATCacaaaatattgtttgaaaaaaCATATTCTAAGGAAACACACTGCTGAAAAGCGTCACAAATGTGAGCAGTGTAGTTATGCAagtaatttcaaaaataatttattaattcatataagaaaacacactggtGAAAAACCATACAAATGTGACCAGTGTAGTTTTGCTAGTACcaacaaaaattatttagtaaTCCATACAAGAAAACACACTGGCGAAGAGCCTTACAAATGTGACCAGTGTAGTTTCGCTAGTAGTTACAAAAATCAATTATCAATGcatataagaaaacacactggtGAAAAGCTTTTCAAATGTGGCCAGTGTCGTTATTCAAGCGCATATAAAGGTGGTTTGAAACGTCATTTACTGACGCACACCAACGAGAAACCTTACCATTGCGAACAGTGTACCTATGCTAGTGCATACAAAAGTGCTTTGAAAGTACATGTAAAGAGACATACCTAA